A region from the Variovorax sp. V93 genome encodes:
- a CDS encoding PTS sugar transporter subunit IIA, with protein MNRLASILPPAQVLVSVDATSKKRAFEEAGLLFESLHGLGRALITDSLFARERLGSTGLGHGVAIPHGRIKGLKAPMAAVFQLANPIGFDAPDEQPVGLLIFLLVPEAATQKHLEILSEIAELLSDANLREQIKSSTDAAELHGLIAGWQSTQVA; from the coding sequence TGAATCGCCTCGCGTCCATCCTGCCGCCCGCTCAAGTGCTTGTGAGCGTTGACGCCACCAGCAAGAAGCGTGCTTTCGAAGAAGCCGGCTTGCTGTTCGAGAGCCTCCACGGCCTCGGCCGCGCGCTCATCACCGACAGCCTGTTCGCACGCGAACGCCTCGGCTCCACCGGGCTCGGGCACGGGGTGGCCATCCCGCATGGCCGCATCAAGGGCCTCAAGGCTCCCATGGCCGCGGTCTTCCAGCTGGCAAACCCGATCGGCTTCGACGCGCCGGACGAGCAGCCCGTCGGGCTGCTGATCTTCCTTCTGGTGCCTGAGGCGGCCACCCAGAAGCACCTTGAAATCCTCTCCGAAATTGCCGAGCTGCTGAGCGACGCCAACCTGCGCGAGCAGATCAAGTCGAGCACCGACGCCGCCGAACTGCACGGACTCATTGCCGGCTGGCAGTCGACGCAAGTCGCCTGA